One Acetobacterium sp. KB-1 DNA segment encodes these proteins:
- a CDS encoding Stp1/IreP family PP2C-type Ser/Thr phosphatase: MKCAYGSNVGSLRKVNQDAYLAATIKNVDRLSYVFAVADGLGGHRSGEIASKTAVDFIKNNLSGIKNYFDPEEMMSFVKAINLELKKNGDDEPARLGMATTLTMCIVDGNYLCICHVGDSRTYSITEDAIIRLTKDHSLVQILVDEGKITQEEAEIHPQKNVITRALGTDNSVNVDFYRYEINPEAIYMICSDGLFNMVCDQDMKTVILENSLEDAAKKLIDLANINGGKDNITVVLFKPLEGVPNAK, from the coding sequence ATGAAATGTGCCTATGGATCCAATGTTGGATCACTGAGAAAGGTAAATCAAGATGCCTACTTGGCAGCAACCATAAAAAATGTTGATCGTCTTTCTTATGTTTTTGCAGTGGCAGATGGACTGGGAGGGCATCGCAGCGGTGAAATAGCAAGTAAAACAGCGGTCGATTTTATTAAGAATAATTTATCGGGAATTAAAAATTATTTTGATCCCGAAGAGATGATGTCTTTTGTAAAAGCCATTAATTTAGAACTTAAAAAAAATGGTGACGATGAGCCCGCACGTTTGGGTATGGCAACAACCCTGACCATGTGTATCGTTGATGGAAATTATTTGTGTATTTGTCATGTCGGCGACAGCCGAACCTACAGTATTACAGAGGATGCAATTATCCGCCTGACGAAAGACCACTCACTTGTTCAAATCCTGGTTGATGAAGGAAAAATAACCCAAGAGGAAGCAGAAATACATCCCCAGAAAAATGTAATTACCCGGGCTCTGGGAACCGATAACTCAGTGAATGTTGATTTTTATCGTTATGAGATCAATCCGGAAGCAATCTATATGATCTGTTCGGATGGTCTTTTTAATATGGTTTGCGACCAGGATATGAAGACCGTTATTTTGGAAAATAGTCTGGAAGATGCAGCAAAAAAACTCATCGATCTGGCAAACATAAACGGAGGCAAGGACAATATCACCGTTGTCCTATTTAAGCCTCTGGAAGGGGTGCCAAATGCTAAGTAG
- the pknB gene encoding Stk1 family PASTA domain-containing Ser/Thr kinase, with product MLSRTLGKRYEIVELIGRGGMAYVYKARDLKLNRYVAVKVLREEYTENEQFIKKFDRESQAVACLSHPNIVGVYDVGVQDNIYYIIMEYVDGITLKQYLMRKGRLDYIEATRFVMDISNALRCAHENKIIHRDIKPHNILLTRDLVPKVADFGIARAITSSTVTMTNQTMGSVHYISPEQAKGGFVDERSDLYSLGILYYELLTGKLPFDEENTVTIAIKHIQEEIVPPKLLEPKIPERVNQIVIKLTQKKPDERYQNTDELMEDLEALLENLSVGAGDGNHLSNDTHIIREGLFHVENTGSHATINPDDDEDDDEYYYETPKETAARKKKRKMVLLSVLAVVGILAISAMAYAFFSGKTVDVPNITGKTTTEAKTTLEKLNLVLEIEKEVYNAEVEAGLIITQNPESGKELQSGKTVKVTVSKGVKTGNIPTVIGMSETEAIKAIEAANFVVGEIKREFNSDYNADIVFQMNPNANTTANEGTKVTIYVSKGENLVTVPSVIGQTEADAKNTITKAGLTVGTISYETSGDYTKGMVMKQSPTDGNQVANGSNVAIVISSGKKSTQKLTIDLSEYIQTTPAKSVKVRVVLTAADNTETVIYEGTNLSDDVFSVNVEGIDRETYEVFIDGSSVGTGYIDF from the coding sequence ATGCTAAGTAGAACCTTAGGAAAACGTTATGAGATTGTGGAATTAATTGGACGAGGTGGGATGGCCTATGTTTATAAAGCTCGGGATTTAAAACTGAATCGTTATGTGGCAGTTAAAGTGCTACGTGAAGAGTATACTGAAAATGAACAGTTTATTAAAAAATTTGATCGGGAATCTCAAGCTGTCGCCTGTCTATCTCATCCTAATATTGTCGGCGTCTATGACGTTGGCGTTCAGGATAATATTTACTACATTATCATGGAATATGTCGATGGGATTACCCTGAAACAATACTTAATGAGAAAAGGACGCCTTGATTATATTGAGGCCACCCGCTTTGTAATGGATATATCAAATGCTCTGCGGTGTGCTCATGAGAACAAAATTATTCATCGGGATATTAAACCACATAATATTCTCTTGACTCGGGATCTGGTTCCCAAGGTTGCAGACTTTGGAATCGCCCGGGCGATTACCAGTTCAACGGTCACCATGACCAATCAAACGATGGGTTCGGTTCACTATATTTCGCCGGAACAAGCCAAGGGTGGATTTGTGGATGAGCGATCGGATCTCTATTCATTGGGGATTTTATATTATGAGCTGTTAACGGGAAAGCTTCCTTTTGACGAAGAAAATACCGTCACCATTGCGATCAAACACATTCAGGAAGAGATTGTCCCACCCAAGTTGCTGGAGCCCAAAATACCAGAACGCGTTAATCAGATTGTCATCAAGCTGACTCAAAAAAAACCGGACGAGCGCTATCAGAATACCGATGAACTTATGGAAGATCTTGAAGCACTGTTAGAAAACTTAAGTGTTGGGGCAGGTGATGGCAATCATCTGAGTAATGACACCCACATCATTCGAGAAGGACTTTTTCATGTTGAGAACACTGGCAGTCATGCGACGATTAATCCGGATGATGATGAGGATGATGACGAATATTATTATGAAACACCAAAAGAAACGGCAGCTAGAAAAAAGAAGCGTAAGATGGTGCTTCTTTCAGTGTTGGCTGTTGTGGGCATTCTGGCTATAAGTGCTATGGCATATGCCTTCTTTTCAGGAAAAACTGTTGATGTCCCGAATATAACGGGGAAAACGACCACAGAAGCGAAAACCACGCTGGAGAAATTAAATCTGGTTCTGGAAATTGAAAAAGAAGTTTATAATGCAGAAGTAGAAGCGGGATTGATCATTACTCAGAATCCGGAAAGCGGCAAGGAATTGCAAAGTGGGAAAACAGTCAAGGTAACAGTCAGCAAAGGAGTCAAGACCGGAAATATCCCGACCGTTATCGGGATGAGTGAAACAGAGGCAATAAAAGCAATTGAAGCGGCTAATTTTGTGGTTGGTGAGATAAAGAGAGAGTTCAACAGCGATTATAATGCGGACATTGTTTTTCAAATGAATCCCAACGCAAATACGACGGCCAATGAAGGAACGAAGGTTACGATTTACGTAAGTAAGGGCGAAAATCTAGTCACTGTACCAAGTGTAATTGGTCAAACGGAAGCCGATGCTAAAAATACCATTACGAAGGCGGGGTTGACAGTTGGAACAATTAGCTATGAAACCAGTGGTGATTATACCAAAGGAATGGTTATGAAACAGTCTCCCACCGATGGGAATCAGGTTGCTAACGGATCAAATGTAGCGATTGTTATCAGCAGCGGGAAGAAATCGACGCAGAAATTGACCATTGATTTAAGTGAGTATATTCAAACGACTCCAGCAAAATCGGTTAAGGTTAGAGTTGTTTTAACTGCGGCAGATAATACCGAAACGGTAATTTATGAAGGAACAAATCTGTCTGACGACGTCTTTTCAGTCAATGTCGAGGGTATTGATCGCGAAACCTATGAGGTATTTATTGATGGATCCAGCGTTGGAACGGGCTATATTGATTTTTAA
- the rsgA gene encoding ribosome small subunit-dependent GTPase A, with product MISNEQVTGKIIKGIGGFYYVKTNHGHEVLECKARGVLRHQKIIPTVGDEVMIQSDNPGEWMIESILPRKNIFIRPPVANVDIGLIVFSMTHPKPNLLLLDMLLISSEIQNVTPVVCFTKRDLTSSVDETAIKEIYEKTPYKLFFFSHNDTGTMDEIIGEIGGKTAFMAGPSGVGKSTMANYLCADQTMETGTLSQKLKRGKHTTRHVELLETKNGGFLLDTPGFSSYQISEMIKPEELREYFPEFSRGECRFKSCLHKEEPGCDVKEAVAAGKISAVRYEHYLSLLDEIKKDQY from the coding sequence TTGATATCAAACGAACAGGTAACGGGAAAAATTATTAAGGGCATTGGCGGATTCTATTATGTTAAAACAAATCACGGCCATGAGGTGTTGGAGTGTAAGGCAAGAGGTGTCTTAAGGCACCAGAAAATCATACCAACCGTTGGTGATGAAGTGATGATTCAATCCGATAACCCTGGAGAATGGATGATCGAATCGATTCTCCCGCGAAAAAACATCTTTATCAGACCCCCTGTGGCCAATGTTGATATTGGCCTGATTGTGTTTTCAATGACACATCCCAAACCGAATTTATTACTTCTTGATATGCTATTAATTAGTTCGGAGATTCAAAATGTTACACCGGTTGTCTGCTTTACTAAAAGAGATTTGACAAGTTCTGTGGACGAAACGGCGATTAAAGAAATCTACGAAAAAACGCCGTATAAACTGTTTTTTTTCAGTCACAATGATACCGGCACCATGGATGAGATTATCGGCGAAATAGGCGGTAAAACAGCTTTTATGGCCGGCCCGTCAGGAGTTGGTAAATCGACCATGGCAAATTACTTATGTGCAGACCAAACCATGGAGACCGGCACCCTGAGTCAGAAATTAAAAAGAGGGAAACATACGACCCGTCATGTGGAATTGTTAGAAACTAAAAACGGTGGTTTCTTGTTAGACACCCCTGGGTTTTCATCTTACCAGATTTCGGAAATGATCAAACCGGAAGAATTGCGGGAGTACTTTCCAGAATTCTCCCGCGGGGAATGCCGATTTAAAAGCTGTCTCCACAAAGAAGAGCCAGGCTGTGATGTAAAAGAAGCTGTTGCGGCGGGAAAAATCAGTGCCGTTCGATACGAACATTATTTAAGTTTATTGGATGAAATAAAAAAGGATCAATACTGA
- a CDS encoding thiamine diphosphokinase has translation MKAIIFTNGEYHNKVFYANYVNKIKADYLICADGGANYARELNIYPDIIIGDMDSITAETKAFYKETRYASYPPKKDETDTELAISHAIEKGASEVVILGGLGSRMDHSLANIYLLKRFMDVGIEAEIVNENNRIRLIGRTTEFHFPIGTIISLLPIDGDVEELTITGFEYPITAGQMVMDKPYGISNVTNKSTQQIILKKGTLLMVIPKD, from the coding sequence ATGAAAGCGATCATTTTTACAAATGGTGAGTATCATAATAAAGTTTTTTACGCGAATTATGTAAATAAAATCAAGGCAGATTATCTGATCTGTGCTGATGGTGGAGCGAATTACGCCAGAGAACTAAACATTTACCCTGATATTATCATTGGGGATATGGATTCGATTACGGCGGAAACAAAAGCATTTTATAAAGAAACCAGGTATGCGTCGTATCCGCCTAAAAAAGATGAAACAGATACTGAGTTGGCAATTTCTCATGCGATAGAAAAAGGGGCAAGTGAGGTTGTTATCCTTGGTGGCCTGGGTTCCCGGATGGATCATAGCCTTGCCAATATCTATTTGCTGAAGCGCTTTATGGATGTTGGAATTGAAGCTGAAATAGTTAATGAAAATAATCGCATTCGCTTAATTGGTAGAACAACAGAATTTCACTTTCCGATCGGTACGATTATTTCGTTATTGCCAATTGATGGCGATGTCGAGGAGCTGACGATTACCGGATTTGAGTATCCCATCACTGCAGGACAAATGGTCATGGACAAACCGTATGGCATCAGCAATGTGACAAATAAAAGCACTCAGCAGATCATTTTAAAAAAGGGAACGCTGTTGATGGTTATTCCGAAAGATTAA
- the rpmB gene encoding 50S ribosomal protein L28, with product MAKECFVCKKTVVSGNQVSHSNKHNKRVWKPNLQRIKVVIEGTPQRISVCTRCLRSGKVERA from the coding sequence ATGGCTAAAGAATGTTTTGTATGTAAAAAAACCGTTGTTAGTGGCAACCAGGTTAGTCATTCAAATAAACACAATAAACGAGTTTGGAAACCCAATTTGCAAAGAATTAAAGTTGTAATTGAAGGTACACCACAACGAATTAGTGTTTGTACACGTTGTTTGAGATCCGGTAAAGTCGAAAGAGCTTAG
- a CDS encoding Asp23/Gls24 family envelope stress response protein produces MKVNSELGYIDITRKAIADIAGNAAMECYGLVGMAHKRGKDGLIEILSGDQANKGVGVIIEDDRLVIDLYVIVEYAIKISVVAENIISNVKYRVEKETSLKVKRISVNVVSVRV; encoded by the coding sequence ATGAAAGTAAATAGTGAATTAGGATATATTGATATTACCCGAAAAGCAATTGCAGATATTGCCGGAAACGCTGCGATGGAGTGCTATGGTCTGGTCGGAATGGCACATAAACGGGGAAAAGACGGCTTGATTGAAATTCTTTCAGGTGATCAGGCCAATAAAGGTGTCGGTGTAATCATCGAAGATGATCGATTAGTGATTGATTTGTATGTCATTGTCGAGTATGCGATTAAAATTTCAGTTGTCGCTGAAAATATCATATCCAATGTAAAATATCGAGTTGAAAAAGAAACATCACTAAAAGTAAAACGTATTTCTGTAAATGTAGTCAGCGTGCGTGTGTAG
- a CDS encoding DAK2 domain-containing protein: MKTQTIDGEMLIKMFRYGAKNLEINKRIVDELNVFPVPDGDTGTNMSLTFSHSVSEFDKIEKLNVYSVAKSASSGALIGARGNSGVILSQLLRGFAEGCKAREDLDIPSLAGALKLASDVAYKAVMKPTEGTILTVAREMGEFAMAKYSTYDNLENFMTDVIAHGKVTLKKTPDLLPVLKEAGVVDAGGQGLICIVEGALKALLNEELGVELEIKPSNLDKFVDDSHMKPEDITFGYCTEFIIKEAEEVDEGELRTYLNTLGDSVVVVKDDAIVKVHLHTDNPGLALERAGSLGGLIRIKIDNMREQFAAKGKKADDTLIPYGFIAVSPGEGLTKLFKDLGVTRVIAGGQTMNPSTQDFLNEVDKLNAQTIFIFPNNSNIIMAAKQASEISDKQVHVITSKNIPQCIAAMLAFSPETAAAANASAMSEAIKQVATGEVTYAVRDTKINGLKIKKSNVIGISGGEIKFTGKNIEDVTKELLSDMVNADSELISIYYGKDVSEDDANALAEELADRFEECDVEMHYGGQPLYYYIVSVE, encoded by the coding sequence ATGAAAACCCAGACAATTGACGGTGAAATGCTCATAAAAATGTTTCGTTATGGGGCTAAAAATTTAGAAATCAATAAACGAATAGTGGATGAACTCAATGTTTTTCCGGTGCCGGATGGTGATACTGGAACAAATATGTCGCTTACCTTTAGTCATTCGGTTTCTGAATTTGATAAAATAGAAAAATTGAATGTCTATAGTGTGGCCAAATCAGCCTCGTCAGGGGCCTTGATTGGTGCACGAGGAAATTCGGGGGTCATTCTTTCACAATTGTTAAGAGGCTTTGCAGAAGGCTGCAAAGCCCGGGAAGACCTGGATATCCCATCACTGGCTGGTGCTTTAAAACTGGCGTCAGATGTCGCTTATAAGGCCGTCATGAAACCCACCGAAGGCACAATTCTTACCGTTGCTCGGGAAATGGGCGAGTTTGCCATGGCGAAATACTCAACTTACGACAACCTGGAAAACTTTATGACGGATGTCATTGCTCACGGTAAGGTCACCCTTAAAAAAACTCCGGATTTACTTCCGGTGTTAAAAGAAGCGGGTGTAGTTGATGCAGGGGGACAGGGCCTTATTTGTATTGTCGAAGGAGCATTAAAAGCCCTGTTAAACGAAGAATTGGGTGTGGAGCTGGAGATTAAGCCAAGTAATCTGGACAAGTTTGTCGATGACTCGCATATGAAACCAGAAGATATTACCTTTGGCTATTGTACTGAGTTTATTATTAAAGAAGCTGAAGAAGTGGATGAAGGAGAATTAAGAACGTATTTAAATACGCTTGGAGACAGCGTCGTCGTCGTCAAGGATGATGCGATCGTTAAGGTCCATCTGCATACCGACAATCCAGGCCTGGCATTGGAGCGGGCTGGAAGTCTCGGGGGCTTAATCCGAATTAAAATTGACAACATGCGGGAACAATTTGCGGCCAAGGGAAAAAAAGCAGATGACACCTTAATACCCTATGGGTTTATTGCTGTTTCACCTGGAGAGGGACTAACCAAGCTCTTTAAAGACCTTGGGGTAACTCGGGTTATTGCCGGCGGTCAGACGATGAACCCCAGCACCCAGGATTTTTTGAACGAAGTGGATAAACTGAATGCCCAAACCATTTTTATTTTTCCCAACAACAGCAATATTATTATGGCCGCCAAGCAAGCCAGCGAAATATCGGATAAGCAGGTTCACGTCATCACATCAAAAAATATTCCCCAATGTATCGCTGCGATGTTGGCGTTTTCTCCTGAAACAGCCGCCGCAGCGAATGCTTCGGCCATGTCAGAAGCGATTAAACAAGTCGCTACTGGGGAAGTAACCTATGCCGTCAGAGATACAAAAATCAATGGCTTAAAAATCAAGAAATCCAATGTTATCGGGATTAGCGGGGGCGAAATAAAGTTCACCGGGAAAAATATTGAGGACGTTACCAAAGAACTGCTCAGTGATATGGTAAACGCGGATAGCGAGCTGATCTCGATTTATTACGGAAAAGATGTTTCCGAAGACGACGCGAATGCACTGGCTGAGGAACTGGCCGATCGTTTTGAAGAATGCGATGTAGAAATGCATTACGGTGGACAACCCCTGTATTATTATATCGTGTCAGTGGAGTAG